From a region of the Pirellulales bacterium genome:
- a CDS encoding glycosyltransferase family 4 protein, translating to MPTIAYLTAGGAGMFCGSCMRDNTLAAALARLGCDVQLIPLYTPIRTDEDDVSIDQVFFGGINVYLQQNVPLFRYLPGFLVRWLDHPRLINGVSRFAIRTSGRQLGRLALSVLRGEHGNQRGEVVRLVDWLGRHVKPQLVNLSNLLIAGCVPAIKRELKVPVLVTLQGDDLFLEELPEPFQSRARDELRRLAAEVDGFMVFSRYYAEYMAEQLQVPLERFHIVPLGIQTTDYQALDRVRAAGHPPTIGYLARLCQAKGLHVLADAYLRLRTLPGTEQARLEVAGWLPPTDREFVEAEFAKLRAAGAGDDFRYWGAIEREQKLDFLRTIDVLSVPTTYRDPKGIFVLEALASGVPVVQPAHGAFPELLAATGGGVLVPPNDPEKLAQTLHDLLVDHAARLELGRQGRERVVGDFNADRMAAATLDVYQQYLAAPRGSAHFSNSAMLLKSSFSER from the coding sequence ATGCCCACCATCGCCTATCTTACCGCCGGCGGCGCCGGCATGTTCTGCGGAAGTTGCATGCGCGACAACACGCTGGCCGCCGCGCTCGCCAGGCTCGGTTGCGATGTGCAGCTCATCCCACTCTACACGCCCATCCGCACCGACGAAGATGACGTCAGCATCGACCAGGTGTTTTTCGGCGGAATCAACGTCTATTTGCAGCAGAACGTGCCGCTGTTTCGCTATTTGCCCGGCTTCTTGGTCCGCTGGCTCGATCACCCGCGGCTGATCAACGGCGTGTCCCGTTTCGCCATCCGGACCAGCGGCCGGCAGCTTGGCCGTTTGGCCCTCTCGGTGCTGCGCGGCGAGCATGGCAATCAACGCGGCGAAGTCGTGCGGCTGGTCGACTGGCTGGGCCGACACGTCAAGCCACAGTTGGTCAACCTGAGCAACCTGTTGATCGCCGGCTGCGTGCCCGCCATCAAGCGCGAATTGAAAGTGCCGGTGCTCGTGACGTTGCAGGGAGACGATCTCTTTTTGGAGGAGTTGCCCGAACCGTTTCAGTCGCGGGCACGCGATGAGCTGCGGCGGCTGGCGGCTGAAGTCGATGGCTTCATGGTCTTCAGCCGCTACTACGCCGAATATATGGCCGAACAGCTTCAGGTGCCGCTGGAGCGGTTTCACATCGTTCCGCTGGGCATCCAGACCACCGACTACCAAGCCCTCGACCGTGTGCGCGCGGCGGGCCATCCGCCCACCATCGGCTATTTGGCCCGGCTCTGCCAGGCGAAAGGGCTGCACGTTCTGGCTGACGCCTACCTGCGGCTGCGAACGCTGCCGGGCACGGAGCAGGCCCGTCTGGAAGTGGCCGGCTGGCTGCCGCCGACCGACCGCGAGTTCGTCGAGGCCGAGTTCGCCAAGCTCCGCGCCGCGGGCGCGGGCGACGACTTCCGCTATTGGGGCGCGATCGAACGGGAGCAAAAGCTCGACTTTTTGCGAACGATCGACGTGCTGTCGGTGCCGACGACGTACCGCGACCCCAAGGGCATTTTTGTGCTGGAGGCGCTGGCCAGCGGCGTGCCCGTCGTGCAGCCAGCCCACGGCGCGTTTCCCGAATTGCTGGCCGCGACGGGCGGAGGCGTGCTCGTGCCGCCCAACGATCCGGAGAAGCTGGCCCAAACGCTGCACGACTTGCTGGTCGATCACGCCGCGCGCTTGGAGCTTGGCCGGCAAGGCCGCGAACGCGTGGTGGGCGATTTCAACGCCGATCGCATGGCCGCGGCCACGCTCGACGTCTATCAGCAGTATCTGGCCGCGCCGCGTGGCTCAGCTCACTTCTCCAACTCCGCGATGCTCCTGAAATCGTCCTTCAGTGAGCGATAA